The Stygiolobus azoricus genome window below encodes:
- a CDS encoding 30S ribosomal protein S14, translated as MGKYRPPAERKHGRGVQFCQRCGSRDSVIQKYGIYLCRQCFREVAYNMGFKKTR; from the coding sequence ATGGGTAAGTATAGACCTCCGGCCGAGAGAAAGCATGGTAGAGGAGTTCAATTTTGCCAAAGATGTGGTAGTAGAGACTCTGTAATTCAAAAATACGGAATATACTTGTGCAGGCAATGCTTTAGGGAAGTCGCGTATAATATGGGGTTTAAGAAAACGAGGTGA
- a CDS encoding 50S ribosomal protein L19e — MPELALQRRLAAQIKKVGENNVKFNPEYLDEIAEALTRKDVKKLIKDGKIIVEERKGISNGRLKERKEKKRKRGERRKEGSRKGKAGARRGKKELWISKIRKIRKYLKWLRDNNIIDKKAYRLAYKRAKGNAFKSLNDVKTFLNQLGYKVE, encoded by the coding sequence ATGCCAGAATTGGCCTTACAGAGGAGGTTAGCTGCACAAATAAAGAAAGTTGGAGAGAACAACGTCAAATTTAATCCAGAGTATCTTGATGAAATAGCTGAAGCCTTAACGAGAAAAGATGTAAAAAAGCTGATAAAAGATGGTAAGATAATAGTAGAGGAACGTAAGGGCATTAGTAATGGTAGACTCAAAGAGAGAAAAGAGAAAAAGAGAAAAAGAGGAGAAAGGCGTAAGGAAGGTAGTAGAAAAGGTAAAGCTGGTGCTAGGAGAGGAAAGAAAGAATTATGGATTTCCAAAATAAGAAAGATACGAAAATACCTCAAGTGGTTGAGGGATAATAATATAATCGATAAAAAGGCTTATAGGTTAGCTTATAAGAGAGCAAAGGGGAATGCGTTTAAGAGCTTGAATGATGTTAAAACGTTCCTAAATCAGTTAGGTTATAAGGTGGAATAG
- a CDS encoding 50S ribosomal protein L23 — protein sequence MIVKEFLATEKAIRLLESQNTLTVIVDKNATKPQIKKEIENMFNVKVEKVNTLITPLGEKKAYVKLKKEFNASEIAHKLGIL from the coding sequence ATGATAGTTAAAGAGTTTTTAGCTACAGAAAAAGCTATTAGGCTACTTGAGTCTCAGAATACCCTGACAGTTATAGTTGATAAAAATGCTACAAAACCTCAAATCAAGAAAGAGATAGAAAACATGTTTAATGTAAAAGTAGAAAAAGTAAACACACTCATTACACCGCTTGGAGAGAAAAAAGCATATGTTAAGCTCAAGAAAGAGTTTAATGCGAGTGAAATAGCCCACAAATTAGGTATATTGTAA
- a CDS encoding 50S ribosomal protein L14, translated as MPEKLNVLGSRKGFTPALQHYSRVIVADNSGAKEAMIIGVYGYRGVLRRVPFANIADLVMVSVKKGTPEVRKQKFKAVIVRQRMPFRRPDGTWISFEDNAVVIVNPDGTPKGTEIRGPIAREAAERWPKVASIATMVI; from the coding sequence ATGCCTGAGAAGTTAAACGTTTTAGGAAGTAGGAAAGGCTTCACCCCCGCACTTCAACATTACAGCAGAGTAATTGTTGCAGATAATAGTGGCGCAAAAGAAGCTATGATAATTGGAGTTTATGGATATAGAGGAGTGTTAAGGAGGGTTCCTTTTGCTAACATAGCTGATCTAGTAATGGTAAGTGTTAAGAAAGGGACTCCAGAAGTAAGGAAACAGAAGTTCAAGGCAGTCATAGTAAGACAGAGAATGCCCTTTAGAAGACCAGATGGGACATGGATATCTTTTGAAGATAATGCCGTAGTGATAGTGAACCCTGATGGAACTCCTAAAGGTACGGAAATTAGAGGGCCTATTGCTAGAGAAGCTGCTGAAAGATGGCCTAAAGTAGCAAGTATAGCTACCATGGTGATTTAA
- the rpl4p gene encoding 50S ribosomal protein L4 gives MYLELVSKKIQILDLQGNKIGELELPYFFSYPVRKDLIRRVFISEFTKSLQPKGRDPMAGKRTSALSFGINLGLARVPRVKQSGEAALAPNTVGGRLTFPPTVEKRIVEEVNEKEKRLAVISALAATTLPELVKARGHRFSAQELPIVVSDDLEKVDKAKVLVNEIFPKLGVYEDIERVKDRVRIRAGKGKMRGRRYKRAKGPLIIVSDIKAPIVKAGSNIEGVDIVAANLVSVIHLAPGGHPGRLTIYTKSSIDILSKRLQGRVVS, from the coding sequence ATGTATTTAGAACTCGTATCTAAAAAGATTCAAATCCTAGATCTTCAAGGTAATAAAATAGGGGAGTTAGAATTACCATATTTCTTTAGTTACCCGGTTAGAAAAGATCTAATAAGGAGAGTATTTATCTCTGAATTTACGAAATCCCTTCAGCCCAAAGGAAGAGATCCTATGGCAGGAAAGAGGACAAGTGCATTAAGCTTTGGGATAAACCTAGGATTAGCAAGGGTTCCTAGAGTTAAGCAGAGCGGAGAAGCAGCACTAGCTCCGAACACCGTGGGTGGAAGATTAACATTTCCTCCTACCGTAGAAAAGAGAATAGTCGAGGAAGTTAATGAAAAGGAGAAAAGATTAGCAGTGATAAGTGCACTTGCAGCGACCACATTACCAGAGTTGGTAAAAGCTAGAGGTCATAGGTTTTCAGCACAAGAACTCCCCATAGTTGTAAGTGATGATTTAGAGAAGGTAGATAAAGCTAAAGTATTAGTTAATGAGATATTCCCCAAACTTGGCGTTTATGAAGATATTGAAAGAGTTAAAGATAGAGTAAGAATAAGAGCGGGCAAAGGAAAAATGAGAGGTAGGAGATATAAAAGGGCTAAGGGTCCCCTTATAATTGTTTCAGACATTAAGGCTCCTATTGTAAAAGCTGGCTCAAACATAGAGGGAGTAGATATAGTTGCGGCAAATTTAGTAAGTGTTATTCATTTAGCTCCGGGCGGTCATCCCGGTAGGTTAACAATATATACGAAGTCATCTATCGATATCTTGTCTAAAAGATTACAAGGGAGAGTGGTTTCATGA
- a CDS encoding 50S ribosomal protein L2, protein MGKKLLQQRAGRGGINFRSPSWRRVGPARYPNVTGDHKGKVTDILHNPGVNAPVAQIKLDTGETFFIPAVQGLTVGQIIQIGSNAPVSNGNIVEVGNLPEGTVVCNVEKTRGDGGKFARAAGTYATIIGRSGDKVLIKLTSEKIVQVSASARATIGVIAGGGITEKPLLKAGNNYWKYKVKATKWPHVRGVAMNAVSHPHGGGLHQSVSRPSTVSRNAPPGRKVGHIAARRTGRREGA, encoded by the coding sequence ATGGGTAAGAAGTTACTCCAACAAAGAGCAGGACGCGGAGGAATTAATTTCAGAAGCCCCAGTTGGAGGAGAGTAGGTCCTGCAAGGTATCCCAATGTTACTGGGGATCATAAAGGCAAGGTAACAGACATACTGCATAATCCGGGAGTAAATGCACCGGTTGCACAGATTAAGTTAGATACTGGAGAGACGTTCTTCATTCCTGCTGTTCAAGGACTTACAGTAGGTCAAATAATTCAGATAGGAAGTAATGCTCCAGTTAGTAACGGTAATATAGTTGAAGTAGGCAATTTACCAGAGGGAACAGTAGTTTGTAATGTAGAGAAGACCAGAGGGGATGGTGGTAAATTCGCCAGAGCTGCTGGTACTTACGCAACTATAATAGGAAGAAGCGGCGACAAGGTCTTAATAAAGCTTACCTCAGAAAAAATAGTTCAGGTAAGTGCGTCTGCAAGAGCGACTATTGGTGTAATAGCCGGGGGAGGAATTACAGAGAAACCGTTATTAAAAGCTGGGAATAATTATTGGAAATATAAAGTTAAGGCTACTAAATGGCCACATGTAAGGGGTGTAGCTATGAATGCTGTATCACACCCACATGGTGGTGGATTACATCAGAGCGTAAGCAGGCCATCAACTGTTTCAAGGAATGCACCTCCAGGCAGGAAAGTTGGCCACATAGCAGCTAGAAGGACTGGAAGGCGTGAGGGAGCATGA
- a CDS encoding 30S ribosomal protein S5 produces the protein MAEEVPVLNPEEWKPRTKIGQMVKEGKITSMKELFEKNYPIVEPEIVDVLLPKLKYEVLDIKIVQKQTDAGEISKYKVLIVMGNMDGYVSYGTGKAKQLRVAIQKAVRNAKLNIIPVRRGCGSWECTCGESHSLPFKVYGKAGSVEVFLLPAPKGTGLVVGPALKTLLTYAGIRDVWSRTRGSTFTTENFIKAGYNALYNTYKFVTPTDWGRKK, from the coding sequence ATGGCAGAAGAAGTTCCAGTTTTAAATCCAGAGGAGTGGAAACCTAGGACTAAGATAGGGCAGATGGTTAAAGAAGGGAAGATAACTTCAATGAAAGAATTATTCGAAAAGAATTATCCAATAGTGGAGCCAGAAATAGTAGACGTTTTACTACCTAAATTAAAATATGAAGTTTTGGACATAAAGATAGTACAAAAGCAAACTGATGCCGGAGAAATATCGAAGTACAAGGTACTTATAGTAATGGGTAATATGGATGGTTACGTAAGCTACGGCACTGGAAAAGCTAAACAACTGAGAGTCGCAATCCAAAAGGCTGTAAGAAATGCGAAACTTAATATTATCCCAGTAAGGAGAGGATGCGGTAGTTGGGAGTGTACGTGTGGTGAATCTCATAGCCTTCCCTTCAAAGTTTATGGTAAAGCAGGTAGTGTGGAAGTGTTCCTATTACCTGCACCGAAAGGAACAGGCTTAGTTGTAGGCCCTGCTCTGAAGACATTATTAACTTATGCAGGAATAAGGGACGTTTGGTCGCGTACTAGAGGTTCAACGTTTACAACGGAGAACTTTATTAAAGCTGGTTATAATGCTTTATACAATACTTACAAGTTTGTAACTCCAACTGATTGGGGGAGAAAGAAATGA
- a CDS encoding 50S ribosomal protein L5 — translation MTEQVVQKNCMRKIILDKVTVNIGLGESGERLQKAYQLLQDLTGAKPVYTKARKSIREFGVRKGAPIGVKVTLRGEKAVEFLKKALAAVNYRIKASSFDDYGNVGFGIAEHVLIPGTRYDPEVGIFGMDVVITLIRPGYRVMRRRRKYTRIPKRHRVTKEEAMEFLKQNFNVTIIEG, via the coding sequence ATGACTGAGCAGGTTGTTCAGAAAAACTGTATGAGAAAGATTATTCTTGATAAAGTAACGGTGAATATAGGATTAGGGGAGTCAGGGGAAAGATTACAGAAAGCTTATCAATTACTACAGGATTTAACTGGAGCTAAGCCTGTATATACTAAAGCTAGAAAATCAATAAGAGAATTTGGTGTAAGAAAAGGAGCACCAATAGGAGTTAAGGTGACTCTAAGGGGAGAAAAGGCTGTAGAATTTCTTAAGAAAGCATTAGCTGCTGTTAACTACAGAATTAAGGCATCAAGTTTTGACGATTATGGAAATGTAGGTTTTGGAATTGCTGAGCACGTTTTAATACCAGGTACTAGGTATGATCCTGAGGTTGGTATATTTGGTATGGATGTCGTCATAACTTTGATAAGACCTGGCTATAGGGTTATGAGGAGGAGAAGAAAGTATACAAGGATACCTAAGAGGCATAGGGTAACTAAAGAAGAGGCAATGGAATTCCTTAAGCAAAACTTTAATGTGACAATAATAGAAGGGTGA
- a CDS encoding 50S ribosomal protein L30 encodes MTELVGIIRIRGWAATPWYIQDTLEMLRLKQRFSAMIYPKSSALEGMLKLTAPYVTWGELNDEGLNLLLTRLKTIDGKKVNEEFVTKVMKLSGYTEFVKKVKEGELKLNKLDNYFKLPITLHPPKGGFKGKVNRPYGSKGEFGYRGEKINELIKRMV; translated from the coding sequence ATGACTGAGCTTGTTGGTATCATAAGAATAAGGGGTTGGGCTGCAACACCGTGGTACATTCAAGACACTCTAGAGATGTTAAGGCTAAAACAAAGGTTTAGCGCAATGATCTATCCGAAGAGCTCAGCGTTGGAGGGGATGTTGAAATTGACTGCCCCCTATGTAACTTGGGGAGAGCTAAATGATGAAGGTCTGAACTTATTGCTAACAAGGCTGAAGACTATTGACGGGAAAAAGGTAAATGAAGAGTTTGTGACTAAGGTTATGAAGTTAAGCGGATACACAGAGTTTGTTAAGAAGGTAAAAGAGGGCGAACTGAAATTAAATAAGCTGGATAATTATTTTAAGCTTCCAATCACTTTACATCCTCCTAAAGGAGGATTTAAGGGAAAGGTTAATAGACCATATGGTTCAAAGGGAGAGTTTGGGTATAGAGGAGAAAAAATTAATGAATTGATTAAGAGGATGGTGTAA
- the rpmC gene encoding 50S ribosomal protein L29, with product MPLNPKELREKNVKELLDQLKELQSQMLRLRAEARLGTLKNTAAIRNTRKDIARILTVLAEKKKGKTKQTASQPSSKQEAKQ from the coding sequence ATGCCTCTAAATCCAAAGGAACTTAGAGAAAAAAATGTGAAAGAGTTACTCGATCAATTAAAAGAGTTGCAGTCGCAGATGTTAAGGCTGAGGGCTGAGGCAAGATTAGGGACTTTAAAGAATACGGCTGCCATTAGGAATACAAGAAAAGATATCGCAAGAATATTGACTGTTTTGGCTGAGAAAAAGAAAGGGAAAACCAAACAAACTGCTTCCCAGCCTTCTTCAAAACAGGAGGCTAAACAATAG
- a CDS encoding 30S ribosomal protein S3, protein MVLVKKYFLQKSMIKVKVDEYLAKQFYNAEYAGVDIIKTPIGTRVVIYAGRPAFIIGKQGKTIKQLAQILEKLFGLENPQITVTTVENPELNARVMAFRLAIALEKGYHFRRAAFITIRRIMKAGAYGAEVVVSGKLTSERAKYEKLKEGIVYKSGQQLERIIDRAIAIAMLKPGVYGVEVIITKPMKSVDKIELREKPKGGEEGGTVTVTNVSFIDENKGGS, encoded by the coding sequence ATGGTTTTGGTAAAGAAGTATTTCCTACAAAAGTCTATGATTAAGGTTAAGGTAGACGAATATTTAGCTAAGCAGTTCTACAATGCAGAATATGCTGGCGTAGATATAATAAAAACTCCTATTGGGACTAGAGTTGTTATATATGCGGGGAGGCCTGCTTTCATTATAGGGAAGCAGGGTAAGACAATTAAGCAGTTAGCACAGATTTTGGAAAAACTGTTTGGGTTAGAAAATCCACAAATAACCGTAACAACAGTTGAGAATCCAGAACTTAACGCTAGAGTTATGGCATTTAGATTAGCAATAGCTCTAGAAAAAGGATATCATTTCAGGAGAGCTGCGTTCATAACGATTAGGAGAATTATGAAAGCTGGTGCTTATGGTGCAGAAGTTGTAGTGAGCGGAAAGTTAACATCCGAGAGAGCGAAATATGAAAAGCTTAAAGAAGGAATTGTGTATAAGAGCGGACAGCAGTTAGAAAGGATTATAGATAGGGCAATAGCGATCGCGATGCTAAAACCAGGCGTATATGGTGTTGAAGTTATAATTACAAAGCCTATGAAGAGTGTGGATAAGATAGAACTGAGAGAAAAACCAAAGGGAGGAGAAGAAGGAGGAACTGTTACAGTTACAAATGTGAGTTTTATTGATGAAAACAAAGGAGGTAGCTAA
- a CDS encoding 50S ribosomal protein L6: MKAVYLYEEIQIPEKVTARLEGTTLVIKGPKGEIKKDFGYAKGILIRQEGNKIILETTFADRRKKSLFYSIKAHMENMITGVTNGYRYYLKIIYTHFPMTVKVVGDEVQITNLIGEKNVRRAKILPGVKVTVKGEDIEVEGIDVYNVSQTAANIERAAKITGYDRRVFSDGIFMYKKEVIGNEK, translated from the coding sequence ATGAAGGCAGTGTATTTATATGAGGAGATCCAGATTCCTGAAAAAGTAACAGCAAGATTAGAAGGCACTACTTTGGTAATAAAAGGTCCTAAGGGAGAGATCAAAAAAGATTTCGGTTATGCAAAAGGGATTTTAATAAGGCAAGAGGGCAATAAGATAATTTTAGAGACTACATTTGCGGATAGGAGAAAGAAGTCCTTATTCTACTCGATTAAAGCGCATATGGAAAATATGATAACGGGTGTTACTAACGGCTATAGGTATTACTTAAAGATAATATATACTCACTTTCCAATGACGGTAAAGGTGGTTGGAGACGAGGTTCAAATAACTAATTTAATAGGTGAGAAAAACGTAAGAAGGGCTAAAATTCTACCTGGTGTTAAAGTAACTGTAAAAGGAGAGGATATTGAAGTAGAAGGTATTGATGTTTATAATGTCTCCCAGACTGCTGCTAACATTGAAAGGGCAGCAAAGATAACAGGATACGATAGAAGAGTGTTCTCAGATGGTATTTTCATGTATAAGAAAGAGGTGATTGGCAATGAGAAGTAA
- a CDS encoding 50S ribosomal protein L22, translating to MASWTYPQLSISEDRIAKAVIKNVDASIRDLYNVCKAVRGMKLNEAKAFLERVLRQEEALPFWRYSHGASHKSNISEKWKVKSGRYPRKAIKYVLKVLQNAENNASVKGLDIDNVRIVHIAAHKGVTIKRFMPRAFGRATRKYKYTSHIEVVLAEVE from the coding sequence ATGGCTTCATGGACTTATCCTCAACTATCCATATCCGAAGATAGGATTGCTAAAGCTGTGATAAAGAACGTGGACGCTTCAATACGTGATTTATATAATGTTTGTAAAGCCGTGAGAGGTATGAAATTAAATGAAGCTAAAGCTTTCCTAGAGAGAGTACTAAGGCAAGAAGAGGCATTACCTTTTTGGAGATATTCTCACGGTGCATCCCACAAGTCGAATATATCAGAGAAATGGAAAGTTAAGAGCGGTCGATACCCCAGAAAAGCAATAAAGTACGTACTTAAAGTCTTACAAAATGCTGAAAATAATGCATCCGTAAAAGGACTAGATATTGATAATGTAAGGATAGTTCACATAGCCGCTCATAAAGGAGTAACTATAAAGAGGTTTATGCCTAGAGCCTTTGGCAGAGCAACACGTAAGTATAAATACACTTCTCATATTGAAGTAGTTTTGGCTGAGGTGGAGTAA
- a CDS encoding 30S ribosomal protein S4e: MVHITRFEAPWFLKAPKKEYKWIIRASAGPHKLSESIPLTILLKYYLKIAETTREAKRVIFDGKVLVDGRVRRDYKYPVGLMDVVEIPSADIRVRLVPNNIRFLDIVTISKEDARYKFVRILNKTTQKGGDIQLNLEDGRNVLISKDKLKDYNLSTLDTLKIEIPSQNIIRSYSIKEGNYAIITGGKNVGIVGKIKSIQWAKYKRRVYSIVTLESNNATYQTNLINVMALGENELDPNVGVKL; this comes from the coding sequence ATGGTACACATTACACGTTTTGAAGCTCCTTGGTTCCTAAAGGCACCTAAAAAAGAGTATAAATGGATAATTAGGGCTTCAGCTGGCCCTCATAAGCTATCTGAAAGTATACCTTTAACTATTCTGTTAAAATACTATCTAAAAATAGCGGAGACGACGAGGGAGGCAAAAAGGGTAATTTTTGATGGTAAAGTACTTGTAGACGGTAGAGTTAGAAGGGATTATAAATATCCAGTAGGTCTGATGGACGTAGTTGAAATACCATCGGCTGATATAAGAGTAAGGCTTGTTCCGAATAATATAAGGTTCCTAGATATAGTAACCATTAGTAAAGAAGACGCTAGATATAAATTTGTCAGAATTTTGAATAAGACTACTCAAAAAGGTGGAGACATTCAGCTAAATCTCGAAGATGGTAGGAATGTGTTGATATCTAAAGATAAATTAAAAGACTATAATTTATCTACTCTTGATACATTAAAAATTGAGATACCTTCGCAAAATATTATCAGGAGTTATTCGATAAAGGAAGGAAACTATGCCATAATAACGGGAGGTAAAAACGTCGGTATAGTAGGTAAAATAAAGAGTATACAGTGGGCTAAATATAAAAGAAGAGTATATAGTATAGTAACTCTCGAATCTAATAATGCAACTTATCAGACTAATCTTATAAATGTGATGGCCTTAGGAGAAAACGAGTTAGATCCAAATGTAGGGGTGAAGTTATGA
- a CDS encoding 30S ribosomal protein S17: protein MGKKGQLVKSVGIEGVEVPSKVCDDQNCPYHGSLRVRGLILDGILIKFRAMRAGVVEREYLYYNTKYKRYERRRSRIHVHIPPCLDVKEGDKVIIGESRPIAKSVSFVVLGKSR, encoded by the coding sequence ATGGGTAAAAAAGGTCAGCTGGTTAAAAGCGTGGGCATAGAGGGTGTAGAAGTTCCTTCAAAAGTTTGTGATGATCAAAACTGTCCTTACCATGGGAGTTTAAGAGTAAGAGGGTTAATACTGGATGGTATTTTAATAAAGTTTAGAGCCATGAGGGCAGGAGTAGTTGAAAGAGAGTATTTATATTACAATACGAAATACAAGAGATACGAAAGACGTAGGAGTAGGATTCACGTTCATATACCTCCTTGCCTGGATGTAAAGGAAGGGGATAAAGTTATAATCGGGGAATCTAGACCAATAGCTAAGTCAGTATCATTTGTGGTTTTAGGAAAGTCTAGGTGA
- a CDS encoding 30S ribosomal protein S19 → MSIEYPSEWKKFKYRGKTLDELVNMPMDEFIKLLPARQRRSLVRGFSDRQRRLLEKIRKYLREGKYNKVIKTHVRDMIILPEMVGLKFAVYNGKEFVEFQVTPEMIGHYLGEFSITTKKVEHGEPGLKATRSSLFLAMKG, encoded by the coding sequence GTGTCAATAGAATATCCATCAGAGTGGAAAAAGTTCAAATATAGGGGTAAGACGTTAGACGAACTTGTAAATATGCCTATGGATGAATTTATAAAGCTCTTACCTGCAAGGCAAAGAAGGTCTCTAGTTAGAGGATTTTCTGATAGGCAAAGAAGACTTCTAGAAAAAATAAGAAAATATTTGAGAGAAGGAAAATATAATAAGGTGATTAAAACTCACGTGAGAGATATGATAATATTACCTGAAATGGTGGGTTTGAAGTTTGCAGTTTATAATGGTAAGGAGTTCGTTGAGTTTCAAGTAACGCCTGAGATGATAGGTCATTACTTGGGTGAGTTCTCAATAACTACGAAGAAGGTAGAACACGGCGAACCTGGGTTAAAGGCGACTAGATCAAGCCTATTCCTGGCTATGAAGGGATGA
- a CDS encoding ribonuclease P protein subunit, whose translation MDLIGAKVTILSYPDSSLLSKTGVIIDETYKTLVVGFDKRKVRLLKENGIYAINFKGRFFVVSGIKLVGKPEKRWM comes from the coding sequence GTGGATTTGATTGGCGCAAAAGTTACTATTTTATCCTATCCTGATTCTTCTCTACTAAGTAAAACTGGAGTTATAATAGATGAAACATATAAGACTTTAGTTGTAGGCTTCGATAAAAGGAAAGTCAGGCTCTTAAAAGAAAATGGAATTTACGCGATAAATTTTAAAGGTAGATTTTTTGTGGTATCTGGGATCAAGTTAGTTGGTAAACCTGAGAAAAGGTGGATGTGA
- the rplX gene encoding 50S ribosomal protein L24 yields MVSSKPVKQRRLIREPPKHLRHKLLTARLSEDLEKQYGIKRLSVRKGDTVKVMRGEHIGYEGKVIDVNTKTGRIAIEGLTRKKADGTPVFIWVHASKVMITKLDISDKERVAAIDRKRKAREEYLKRKEDKKEGS; encoded by the coding sequence ATGGTTTCATCTAAGCCGGTTAAGCAAAGACGATTAATAAGGGAGCCACCTAAGCATCTAAGACATAAGTTACTAACAGCCAGACTTTCAGAGGATTTAGAGAAACAATATGGAATTAAAAGATTGTCGGTAAGAAAGGGTGATACCGTGAAAGTTATGAGGGGAGAACACATAGGATATGAGGGTAAAGTTATTGACGTAAATACTAAGACAGGACGAATTGCAATAGAAGGTTTAACTAGGAAGAAAGCAGACGGAACACCTGTTTTCATTTGGGTTCATGCCTCTAAAGTCATGATAACTAAGCTAGATATCAGTGACAAAGAGAGAGTAGCTGCTATCGATAGAAAAAGAAAAGCTAGAGAGGAGTATCTAAAGAGAAAAGAGGATAAAAAGGAGGGAAGTTGA
- a CDS encoding 50S ribosomal protein L32e: MRSKELYKIKEEIEKIRSSKPDFYRYDWDKYYRIGRQETWRRPKGIDNAMRLELKGYAPKVKIGYGSPKEIRGLHPSGLIPVVVSSVTDLEKVKDKKDKVIVILSSRLGLKKRLELLKRADELGIRVSNR, translated from the coding sequence ATGAGAAGTAAAGAACTTTATAAAATTAAGGAAGAAATAGAAAAAATAAGAAGTTCTAAACCAGATTTCTACAGATACGATTGGGATAAGTATTATAGAATAGGGAGACAAGAGACATGGAGGAGGCCAAAGGGAATAGATAACGCAATGAGATTAGAGTTAAAGGGGTATGCTCCTAAAGTAAAAATTGGCTACGGTAGTCCTAAAGAGATCAGAGGTCTACATCCCTCAGGGCTTATTCCCGTAGTAGTTAGTTCCGTTACTGACTTAGAAAAAGTAAAGGATAAGAAGGATAAGGTTATCGTTATTTTAAGTAGCAGGTTAGGGTTAAAGAAAAGGTTAGAGTTATTAAAGAGGGCTGATGAATTAGGTATTCGTGTGTCCAATAGGTGA
- a CDS encoding 50S ribosomal protein L18 — MAHGSNYKVKYRRRREGKTNYYKRYVYVINNAIRFVPRITNEYVIIDVTKFDPKGDVMLAVAHSIELVKKYGWKGDTNNTPAAYLTGYLAGLRALKAGVKNAVADIGLFVPTKGGRIFAAIKGAIDAGLQIPVGDLGDIEERVKGVHISEYAKKLQSENPELYKKLFSRYMARGLDPQNLPQHFEEVLKKIKEAGS; from the coding sequence ATGGCTCACGGTTCAAATTATAAGGTTAAGTATAGAAGGAGAAGAGAAGGTAAAACTAATTATTATAAGAGATATGTATACGTCATCAACAACGCGATAAGGTTTGTACCTAGAATAACTAACGAGTATGTAATAATTGATGTTACTAAATTCGATCCTAAGGGGGACGTAATGTTAGCTGTAGCTCACTCGATAGAACTAGTGAAGAAGTACGGATGGAAGGGAGATACTAACAATACGCCTGCAGCTTATCTTACGGGCTATTTAGCAGGGTTAAGGGCTCTTAAAGCTGGAGTTAAGAATGCGGTTGCTGATATAGGCTTATTTGTACCGACAAAAGGAGGAAGAATCTTCGCAGCAATAAAAGGTGCGATAGACGCAGGTTTACAAATTCCGGTAGGAGATTTAGGAGATATTGAAGAAAGAGTAAAAGGTGTACATATATCCGAATATGCTAAGAAGTTACAATCCGAGAACCCGGAGCTTTATAAGAAACTATTCTCAAGATATATGGCTAGAGGCTTAGATCCTCAAAATCTTCCTCAACATTTTGAGGAAGTCCTAAAGAAGATAAAGGAGGCGGGTTCATAA
- a CDS encoding 30S ribosomal protein S8: MPSLNPLANALTTLYNNEVRRKKQAIIIPASKLIINVLRVLQKEGYIGEFEYIDDGRAGKITVQLLGRINKCGPITPRYPLTYKDLLTLQDYVRKYLPSKEIGILIISTSKGVMSHKEALKERIGGVALGYVY; encoded by the coding sequence ATGCCTTCCTTAAATCCTCTCGCAAATGCGTTAACTACACTTTATAATAATGAAGTGAGGAGAAAGAAGCAGGCAATAATCATCCCTGCATCAAAGCTAATAATAAATGTGCTCAGAGTGCTCCAAAAAGAGGGTTACATTGGTGAGTTCGAATATATTGATGATGGTAGAGCAGGTAAGATAACAGTGCAGTTACTGGGTAGAATAAATAAGTGTGGTCCTATTACGCCTAGATACCCCCTCACCTATAAAGACTTGTTAACTCTCCAAGACTATGTTAGAAAATACTTACCATCTAAAGAGATAGGAATACTAATAATATCGACTTCGAAAGGAGTGATGTCTCATAAGGAAGCTTTAAAAGAAAGGATAGGTGGAGTCGCTCTTGGGTATGTATATTGA